The following is a genomic window from Trueperaceae bacterium.
GTGATAGCGAGGCTCGCCTGAGCGCCCGCCCGGGCCGCCGGGTAATATTGCTCCCGTGACCTCCCGGGGATCCGGCCATCACGGGGCGCGCGGGCGGCGCGCATGATGTACGCGTTCCTGCAAGCCATGCGCGCCATCAGGGGCAACTGGATCGCCAGCGTCTCGACCATCACGACCATGACGCTGTCGCTCACCATCCTGGTGGGGTTCAGCCTCCTGTCGGTCAACCTGAACAACGCCTTGGCGGTGCTCCAGGGTGAACTCGAGCTCTCCGCGTACCTGGCCGACGGCGCCAACGTCCAGCAGCTCACCGCCACGGTGCGCGCCTGGCCGGAGGTCGAGCGCCTCGACTTCGTCGGCAAGAGCCAGGCCCTTGCCGAGATGGTGGCCGACCTCCCGTCGCTGGGCAGGGCCGCCGGCCTGGTCGAGAACCCGCTCCCGGACACGTTCCACCTGCGCCTCTACGACCCGGCCCAGACGAGCCTGGTGCGACTCCGCCTCGAGCAGCTCCCCGGCGTGGCCGAGGTCGACGATTCCAGCGCCGAGGTCGCCACCTTCCTGGCGCTCAACGACGTGCTGCGCATCGGCGGCTCGATCCTCATCGTGGTGCTGCTGGGCGCCGCCCTGTTCGCCATCGTCAACTCCATCCGCGCGGCCATCACGGCGCGACGCGAGGAGATCGACGTCATGCGGCTCGTGGGCGCGAGCCGCGGCTTCATCAGGTTGCCGTTCCTGCTCGAGGGCTTCCTCCTCGGACTGATCAGCGCCGCCCTGGCACTCGGGCTGGCCATCCCCGGGTACCAGGTCGCCGTGATGCGCCTGTCGCAGCAGTTCGCGTTCGTGCCGTTCGTGCGCGACCCGGCGCTGCTCGGGTGGATCGCCGGCCTCCTGGCCCTGTTGGCCACGCTGGTGGGGCTCGTCGGCAGCGCCATCGCCGTGTCGCACCACCTGCGCGAACGCCAGTGACCTGCCCGGCCCACCGTGACGCGGGCCAACATTCGCCCCACACGAGCCGCTGGTAGACTCTCCCCGTGCCGCGGCAGCTCCTCGCGCTCATCGCCAGCCTGACGCTGTCGTTCCTCCTCGCTCCCCTCGGCAGCGCCCAGGTCGAGCTCGACAGCTCGGAGAAGCAGGCCCTCGAGCGCGACCTACAACGCTACGAGGCCCTCCTGGACGACCGTAGGCGGGAGCTGGAGGCCATCACCGCCGCGCTGGGTCAGACCGCGGCGCAGCTCGAGAAGCGCATCGCCGAGCGCGACGCCGTGAGTAGCGAGCTGGCGGCCAAGCGCCGCGAGCGCGAGGCGCTCGTCGGGCGCATCGTCGACCTCCAGGCGCAACGCACCGAGACCGAGGGGCGTATCGACGCCCTGGGCGACCGCCTGGCGCAGATGGCGACGCGGGTGCAGGACCTCCTCCTCAGCCACTACAAGCAGCGCGGGCGGCGCCTGACCGCCTCGGTTGGCACGAGCCGAACGTTCCACGAGTTGCGCGTCAGGAACCATTACCTCGGGCTCCTCGCGCAGCAGGACGCCGACGTCATCGCCGAGCTCGACGCGGTCCTGGGCGAGCAGCGCAGCGCCAAGGCGCAGCTCGAGGCCCAGCTCGCCGAGCTCGACGCGGCCCAGGCAGCGCTCGCCCGCGCCGAGGCCGAGCTCGACGCGTCGGCGCGACGCCTCGAGCAGGTCGTGGCCGAGCTCGACGCGACCCAGGCGGGCCAGCTCATCCAGAAGCAGGCTCTGCTGGAGGAGCAGGGGCGCATCGAGCGCAGCATGGGCGACCTCAACCAGCAGCTCGCCGACGAGATCGCGCGCCTCAGGGCCGAGGAGGAGCGCGCGCGCGCCGCCGCCGCACAGTACGCGCAGGACCGCGACAAGCAGCTCGAGCTGCAGCGCCAGGCCGACGTGGCGCGCAGCCGCGCCGACGCGCTGGCGGCGCCGCTGGCGCCCCTCACCTCGGGCTTCGTGCGGCCGTTCGACGGCGCCAAGCTCGTCAGTCGCTTCGGGGAGGGGAACAACTCCTACCTGGGCATCCAGGCGCCCCTCATCAACTCCGCCGTCAGGGCGGTGCAGACGGGCCGCGTCACGGCCATCACGTACCTCGGCGCCAACCTCGGCTACATGGTGGCGCTGCAGCACGCCAACGACCTCGTGAGCATCTACGTCAACCTGCGGCAGCCGATCGTCGGACTGTTCGACACGGTCGAGCAGGGGACCGTCATCGGCTACCTCGGCGGGGGCACCCTCACCCGACCCGACGTGCTGCAGTTCTACGCCCGGCGCGAGAGCGCCGGCGGCGGCCCGTTCATCGACCCGGCGCCGCTACTCGGATGGTGACCCGGTGAGGGGTGGCGGCGGGGCGGCGGGAAGGAGGGGCGCATGATCTGCGCCTCCTGCGGCGCGGCCAACCCCGCCGGCATGCGCTTCTGCGGCATGTGCGGCGTGCGCCTCGGCAAGCAGGGCGCGGCCCGCGAGCGGCGGCGCGTGACGATGCTCTTCGTCGACATGTCGGGCTTCAGCGGCCTGACCCGCGACCTGGACCCAGAGGACCTGCGCGACCTGGCGGACGAGGTGCTCACGGTGATAACCGGCGTCGTGGAGGCGCACGACGGTTACGTCGACGCGCTCAAGGGCGACGGACTCATGGCGCTCTTCGGCGCGCCCCGCTCCCACCCCGACGACGCCTTCCGGGCCGTGCTGGCGGCCGCGGCCAGCCTCACGGCCGTCGAGGCGGTGGGCAAGGCGCGCGGCCTGCCGCTGCGCGCGCGCGCCGGCGTGAACACCGGCAGCGTCATCGCGGGGCCCGTCGGGTCGGGGCGCGTGCGCTCTTACACGGTGATGGGCAGCGCCGTGAACCTGGCGGCGCGGTTGGAGGAGGTCGCCGAGCCGGGCCAGGTCTGGGTCGGTCCCGAGACGTA
Proteins encoded in this region:
- a CDS encoding ABC transporter permease; this encodes MMYAFLQAMRAIRGNWIASVSTITTMTLSLTILVGFSLLSVNLNNALAVLQGELELSAYLADGANVQQLTATVRAWPEVERLDFVGKSQALAEMVADLPSLGRAAGLVENPLPDTFHLRLYDPAQTSLVRLRLEQLPGVAEVDDSSAEVATFLALNDVLRIGGSILIVVLLGAALFAIVNSIRAAITARREEIDVMRLVGASRGFIRLPFLLEGFLLGLISAALALGLAIPGYQVAVMRLSQQFAFVPFVRDPALLGWIAGLLALLATLVGLVGSAIAVSHHLRERQ
- a CDS encoding peptidoglycan DD-metalloendopeptidase family protein, yielding MPRQLLALIASLTLSFLLAPLGSAQVELDSSEKQALERDLQRYEALLDDRRRELEAITAALGQTAAQLEKRIAERDAVSSELAAKRREREALVGRIVDLQAQRTETEGRIDALGDRLAQMATRVQDLLLSHYKQRGRRLTASVGTSRTFHELRVRNHYLGLLAQQDADVIAELDAVLGEQRSAKAQLEAQLAELDAAQAALARAEAELDASARRLEQVVAELDATQAGQLIQKQALLEEQGRIERSMGDLNQQLADEIARLRAEEERARAAAAQYAQDRDKQLELQRQADVARSRADALAAPLAPLTSGFVRPFDGAKLVSRFGEGNNSYLGIQAPLINSAVRAVQTGRVTAITYLGANLGYMVALQHANDLVSIYVNLRQPIVGLFDTVEQGTVIGYLGGGTLTRPDVLQFYARRESAGGGPFIDPAPLLGW